The Pochonia chlamydosporia 170 chromosome 3, whole genome shotgun sequence genome contains the following window.
GCATTGACGGGGTATGCCGCAGATGAACCCCAAAACTGGCAAAGGAACATCCCCTCATGACTCTTTTCCGTCGCACGGTGTTCATAGTCAAGACGACGGGCCTTGGGTCCATCCGACGCGGCGAGTACTTGTGGTTGAAACCGAAAGCAGGGGATGCTGACAGTCACTGTCCCCTCCAGGTCCCTCAGCGATTGTCCATCATCTTCATAACCTCATTCTCCTCGTCCGCTTTCCCCTCACCATTAGTGACCTGTAagcctctcttcttcatctcctcttcTATCAGTTTCCTGGTAAGCATCCCGTTGGAAAGTTCTGGTGAATCCTCCTTCCTTTGTCGAAACCAGCCATCGACACTCCTCATGCCAACCACGAGGAAGCCCAGTTCTTCTCTATCCACGTCAAATACCTCCCACCACTCACAATCTGGCATTTTAGCTCCCACATCCTTGGCGGCGTTGTATATGGCTGCCGTGGCAAGCGCGTGCGGCTGATGTGTGAGGTACAGCATTTGCGGACTTAGCAACGCTGTGTTGAGGTACTGCACGGTCTTACGTGATATACTGGATTTCGGCTGGGATAGAAAATCCATTGTTTGGAGGTATGTTATGGCCAAGGCGTGCGGCAACGCAACATGGGTGTTGAAAGACAAGGCATAGAGAAGGCGAGACTCTAGGGCGAGAAGGCGGTTCTGGAAGGAGAAGTAATCTGCCTCGGATTGGTAGTACGTCTTGGGGTCGTTCTTGGGTACGTTGCCGGTTCTAAATAGCGTAGAGCTTGGGGAGAGGAGGTATGCGTAGACGTTGGATACGTCGCGTGGCGATCGAGGAATGGCACCGACTTTCGCGACCAGGTaaattgctgctgctgagacGTCCTAGTGTGTATTAGCTATACCTGTTCGAAGGCTAACCCACGAGGAGGACTGAAGGAAAGACATACACTGAATTCATGTGCCATTGGTGAGTCTACTAGCCAGTATCTCGCGAGAATGACGTTGGCTTGCGCCGTGGAAGACTGGGGTAGGTCGAGTAGCTGCCCCGCGGCTTGGGTGAGGCATTGCGTTGCGATGAAGATGGATTCTTGGAGATCTTGGGGTAGTGACGAAAAGGACGCGTGGTGATACAGCTGTGACGTGGTTGCCAGGGGGTTGGTGAGATGTGCCATTGCTGCGCcccggtggtggtggtggtggtggttgggtGGTAGGATGGGTTCAAAATTTGGAAGCCAGTGGTTGAAGCAAACAAGCAGCACTtcagatcaattgatgtctgaTGCCTGGTGGATCCCGGCAGAAGCTCTAGCCTATCGTCTTGGTGGGTGTCGGACAACGAAAGCACCGACCGCCGATAGATGgaagaggtcaactggtgctgtGAATGAACAATGGACGGGAAATATGAGAGGTTCGCAGCCTTTTAAGTTGGTACTAAGTGGTATCTGGCAACATCTAGTAGAACAATTTCATCCCAAACAAGCACCAAGACCGTCAAGTAAGGCTGGCGAATGAAAAAGTAcgttcttggctttggctgttTGGAGAGGTCAAGATCTGCCaatgaatgtctggtctcgtctggtggGTCACCCACTCTAAGTTGCTAAAAGTCAAGTGCAACAGACTTccttccaccaccagccatcaGCTCATGTCATTCATCCTTACACTTCCATCCGTCCTTTGCAACCTTGGCCCTAAATCCACAACTCGGCTGCCTACTTTGGCTCTCAAACACCGCGGCAAAGTGAAACCATTACAAATTCCCTATACGTCATCAGCACTCAATCCGGCTTGTCCAATTAGCCAGCGCTGAGATCTTACTTCCATGCCtgactctgtctgcagccTGCCGTGCCCATAAAGATGGAGTTATGAGTCTCGTCCGTGGTATTGGCGGCTACGAAACACCCCAAGCCCCCAACGACTTTCAAAGAACATCAATCGAACACGTTTATTCGCAGGTAGCCGCCATGGAGTCCATTGCAACTAATGTGGAAGGCGAAGGCACGGCGACCAGGAAGCAGATGCAACCGGGCAAGCGAAAAGTCAAAACTGGTTGTACCACCTGGTAAGTCATCCACGATTTCACCACCAGGAAAAGATAAAATGCTAActcaacagcagcaagtGAGTCTGATTGTGCTCAAATGGGGTTACTTCGCTAATCTCATCAATAGAATTCGTCGAGTAAAGTGTGACGAAGCAAAACCTTTCTGTGTAAGATGTACATCAACGGGTCGAAAATGTGATGGCTACGACATCAATGCAAACCCGCGATCTCGCAAATGTGAAGTAGCGCTGGCAAAGACCTCGCCGAATCGGCATCCACCGACTGCCGTGTCAGCCGCCTCCATGGCTATGTCCTTACCAAGGCCGCTGCTTGCAGATATATCCGGAACTCAAGTTGAGCGCTTCTACTTCAATTGCTTCAGAACGATCGCAGGAGAAGCAGTGGGTATTCGCCACAAGTACAACGCCATGTTCTGGAAGGAAACTGTCCCCCAATACTGCTACGAGGTGGAATCTATGAAACATGCCTTCATCGCGTTCGGAGCTGCTTATCACAATTTTCAAACCGCCGGAGAAAGAGCTGATCCTTCAGCCCCGCCGAGCAAAACCGAACGCTTCATTATCCAGCA
Protein-coding sequences here:
- a CDS encoding cyclin (similar to Metarhizium acridum CQMa 102 XP_007807675.1), whose translation is MAHLTNPLATTSQLYHHASFSSLPQDLQESIFIATQCLTQAAGQLLDLPQSSTAQANVILARYWLVDSPMAHEFSDVSAAAIYLVAKVGAIPRSPRDVSNVYAYLLSPSSTLFRTGNVPKNDPKTYYQSEADYFSFQNRLLALESRLLYALSFNTHVALPHALAITYLQTMDFLSQPKSSISRKTVQYLNTALLSPQMLYLTHQPHALATAAIYNAAKDVGAKMPDCEWWEVFDVDREELGFLVVGMRSVDGWFRQRKEDSPELSNGMLTRKLIEEEMKKRGLQVTNGEGKADEENEVMKMMDNR